The genomic DNA ATAAACAATCTTTTATTTCTATACTGCTACAAGCAGGAAATATCAATGTAGATGCTAAAGATAGTCTTGGTAATACGTTACTTCATATTGCCCTTAAGCAGGATAATGAGGAAGCATTTAAGAGGTTAATAGCTAAAGGAGTAGATCTAAATGCTAGAGATCTCTTTGGACATACTCCCTTGTGGTTAGCTATTTTGAAAAAAAATGAACGGGCTGTTTCAGCGTTGCTAGAAAGGGGAGATATTGATGTAAACGCTGTGAATAATAATTATGAACGTTTTACCCCTCTCCACTTAGCTATTTCGGAAGGAAATGAAGTGGCTATTTCAGCGTTGTTAGCAAGGCAAGATGTTGATATAAATGCTCAAGATAACCAACATTGTACTCCTCTACACCTTGCTGCCAAAAAAGTTAATCTAATAGTTATGGAGAAATTAATAGCCAAAGGGGCGGATATAAATGCGAAAGATGAACATGGTATTTCGCCGTTGTATATAGCTGTTAGCCAAGGAAATGAAACAGTTACTAGAATGCTACTCACTAAAAATGCGGATGTAAATGTTAAAAGTGTATATTTCGGGGATACTCCCCTGCACATAGCTATTCGAGGCGAGTATCCAGAAATTGTTAAATTATTACTTGATAACGGGGCTCAACTTAATATAATCGATCAGGAACGCAAAACTCCATTTGATTTAGCTAAAGAATCTACAAATAAAAAAATAAAAGAGTTGTTTGAGTTTGTAAATCCTTAAAGTAGTATGCTTGAGCAAATGGAAGTCTATGGTGATTGAATAATAATGATTTTAGTCGTGAATAGCACTTTTTGTCTATGTAAGGCGGCTTTATCAAATAATCGTAGTATTTCGTTGAATTTCTAGATCCAAAGACAATGGGTCATTTGCAGGATTAATGATTTCTTTAAATTGATACAATGCCCCAAGTTTAAGATCTCACATAAGAATAATTACAAAGAAACCATTGTTCAAAGAGCTATATAGTTTTAGTCTCCCAATTTTTGCTATTTTTGAGAATGAAGCGTAATTGAGAGGTATTTATTCTTTAGAACGTAATTGTACGCAAATCAATAGACCTACTGCGAAACAGAGAATCTATATAAAAGTTTAATTTTTGAGAGTTAAATTCACTATTTGTAAAAATTTAACCTGCGTTTCACATGCTTTAAATGCATATTTTCATTTCTTGTATTTTCTCAATTATGCAAAATGCACCTTTGCTTTTTTATAACAGTTGTTTCGCAGTAGGTCTAATTTAATCTACTCATGCTCAACCAAGAAACCATACAAGCCGTACAACAAGCAGCACTTATAGAAGAAGTTGTTGGTGACTTTGTTACACTGAAAAAAAGAGGTCAAAACTTGTGGGCTTGCTGCCCATTTCATCATGAAAGGACACCTTCTTTTTCCGTATCTCCTAGCAAAGGTTTTTATAAATGTTTTGGTTGTGATGCTGCTGGCGATTCTATTGCTTTTATAAAGGCTATAGAAGGCATTAGCTTTATAGAGGCGGTCAAGTATTTAGCAACTAAATACAGTATACCTATTCAAGAGACAGAGGAAGGGCATAAAGATATAGCAGCCCAACATGAAAGGGATAGCTTATATATTTTAATGAAGCTAGCAAACAACTATTATATACAAAACTTATGGGAACATTCAGAAGGTCAGCGTATTGGACATGCTTATTTAAAAGAAAGGGGTATTACAGATGATTTTATTAAACAATTTGAATTAGGATATAGCCTTGATAGCTGGCAAGGATTTCACGAATATGCACTTAAGCAAGGTTATACGGATGGGCTGTTAGAAAAAGCAGGCCTTATTGTTCACAACCAAGAAAAGTTGTATGATCGTTTTAGAGGGAGGGTTATCTTTCCTATTCATAACCTTTCTGGTAAAGTTATTGCGTTTGCAGCTAGAATTCTGAAACCTGCAGATAATCAACCTAAATATGTTAATTCGCCCGAAACGCCCATTTATCATAAAAGCGATGTGCTATATGGTATTTACCAGGCCAAGCAAAAGATAAAACAAGTTGATAAGTGTTTTTTAGTAGAAGGGTATACCGATGTCATCTCCTTACACATGGCAGGCATAGAGAACGTAGTGGCTTCTTCTGGAACAGCACTCACTGATTCACAAATTCAGCTTGTTAGTCGATTTACAAAACATATTACCGTTTTATTTGATGGCGATACAGCTGGTATAAAGGCAGCCCTACGAGGGGTTGATAAAATACTAGAAAAAGGCTTACATGTAAAAGTTATCTTACTGCCTCCAGGTGAAGATCCCGACAGCTATTCTAAAAAGCTAGATAGTCTTGCCTTCCAAACTTACTTACAAGAGCACGAGCAAGATTTTATTACGTTCAAAGCAAAGCTACTAATGGAAGGAATAGGAGATGACCCTACTCAAAAAGCAGAAGCCATTAAAGAAATTTTGCAAAGTATTGCATTAATACCTGATGCCGTAAATAGAACCTTATTTTTACAACAATGCAGTAGGTTACTAGATATCAATGAAGGGGTGTTGCTGGGTGAACATAACAAAATATTGGTCAGAAAAGAAAAAGAACACCATAGGCCTCACAAGCTAGTACATAACCCTGTTAATGAGCTACAACTTACTGCAAAAAGAGGTGAGTTAATACCTCTTAATTGGGCAGCTACCATAGAAGCATACGAACAAGAAAGTATTCGATTACTACTTAATTATGGATCTATTATTTTAGAGGATGGTAATCCACTTAGCACTTATCTACTACAAGAATTGGCTGATGTTCCTTTTCAACATCCTGTTTACAAACATATATTAAGTACTTATGAAGAATTGGCTTTACAAGAGCAAGTAATAGATATCAATTTTTTTGTACAACATACCGACGAACGTATACAAAAGACAGCTATTGATTTAACCGCATCACCTTATGAAGTGAGTGATAAGTGGCAGGAGAAATACCAAATAAATATTTCTAAAGAAGAAGACAACCTTTATAGAAATGCTTATAAGAATATACTTAGGCTTAAGCTTCGTCTTATTCACCAGCTAATTGAAGAGAACAATAAACTGCTTAAGAATACCGTGCATGAGCCTGAAGAGGAAGATAAATTATTGCAAGTGTATGCAACTCTTAAACAATCAGAGACTGCTATTGCTCAACAACTTGGTATGGTAATTATAGGATAACATATGCACTGTGGTTTACTGATCAAATATTTATTAGAAGAAGGGTTGAGCGTTGGCTTGTATATAGTAAATATAACTATTTGATAGTCAATAAGTTATAGAATGAGAGTTTATATAGGAAGTTGCCTTATTTAAAGAATAACAGTTTTGTTTATTTTTATAAAAAATAATTTAAGTCAAGATCTTTTATCTATTTTACCATCATCTATACAATTATTATACTCAAAAACTTGAGAATCATGTATACATATTTTATTTCTACTTCAAAAAGCATAATTATTGGAATTCTAATAGTGCTGTTTAATACTACTTCATGCGACTGTAGTCCCAATAATCCGAATAAAGGAGATGAGCATGGATTGTCTGGTAGTTTAGTCATAGAAGTACAAGATGCGTATTTGATAGGTGACCAAAAAACTATAATAGCTGTTGTTTCATTAGATGATAATACGAAACCAGCCTTATTAGAAGGCTTTATATTACAAGTGTATTATACAAGCGGCACAGGCGAATTTGAATTTACAACCTATAAAAATAATGTAGCCAGCGCAGAAACTTCAACTTCTATTAACGAAAAATTAACATCGCTTGTGCGTTTTACAGAATTAGCGTCAAACAATTCTCCTACTAACATAACTTTTTCCATTGTGCCCAATGCAGATGTTATCCAAGCGAATATTCAAGTTAAACTTTTGGATAAATTAGGTGCTCTAATCAAGGAATGTCCTGTAACCTGGGAAGAAGATAAGTTATTAGTATATGGTTTAAATAAATTTGTGGGAAATAATCAATCTAGATTTATGCTAGCAGATACATTCGCTGCAATAGATCCGACTAAGATTACTTTAGAGATCAAGAGTAACAATGCAGCTACTTTTAGGTTAGTAAAGGTTGATGGTAGTAAGAGTAGCGATCATGCTTTATTATCAGAATTGTTGTCTACAGAGGATGAGCAAAACAGAGTAACAGACCCTATGTATTTAGAACTTGATAATGCTAATGCTAATGGGCAGCAGAGTGCCGTTATCACGTTCAGCGTGAAACAGGGTACTACGTTATTAGCAAAACGTTCAGTGGTGTGGGAGCAAAATGGAATTAGTATTGATATATCATCAGATCAAGATATTCTTGTCGATCAAGATGTACTTAATTTAAAGTTCACTAACCAAGATGAAGTCGTAGATACGGAAAAGATACAAGTTAAACTTACCAATGATATGGGAGTGAAGTTTCGCTTAGGAGCTACACTAAGTGGGGAGGCAATTAGTACTAATTTACAGACTATTATCGACCAACCTCAACTAACAGTATCTGAAGAGGTAAATGTTGGCTTACAGCAAATAGATAATCCTAATGAAGTATATGATGCTAGTCTTATATTGGAACTATTAGATGAGAAAGGAGATATAATATGCAAGCACAAATTACATTGGATAAATAGAGAAAAATTGAATGTAGATGAGGTGGAACAATGGCTCAATAAATTGGATAGGTCTAAAATACAATTTAATCAACAAAAAGGAAGTATAGAAAATAATTTGGAAGCTGAGGAATATAATACTTCTCTTTCAATGCTAAGATCTATTATAGATATCAGAAAGCAAGTTCAGGAGATAAAGGGTAAGCTGCAAAAGAAGATAGAACAAGGTAAGCTGTCTAAGTTGTTTACAAATAGGGCTATCGTAGTTGTTAATCAGCTTATTGCTGATATTGATGCATTTGTGTTAGAATCAATCAAGAAATATGAAAAACATATAGGGAAACTTGCTGAAGAGGTTCAGCGTATTTTACAAAGAGCAAAAACAGTTGAGCTTGAACAGTCCTTACATAAAAACTTAAGCGAAATTTATGAGGATATTATAGATATGGAATCGCTTAGCTATTACGTTCTAGCGCTTGCTAAGGCTATTAATATAGATATGGATAAAGCTATAGGAAAAAATGTTAAAGATACCCTTCAAAAAAACGTAGAGAAATCTATAAGAGGTATGGTGGAATTAGGTAAATACTTTAAAAATGAAGCAGTATCTAGAATAGAACCTAATGATGCTTTTAATAATGGGGCCGAAAGAGCCAGGCACCTTGCTGATAAACTTACGAGTATTGCCGTTGATTTACAAGAAAATTCAAGCTATGCTTATGAGTGTGTCGCACAAGCGTACCAATATACAGCAGAGGCTATGCTTATTACAGCTAAAAAGGAAACTCATTTTAATTATATACTTCAAGATGCTGAGTATGCTCGGAATGCGGCTAATAATGCCGCAGATGCTGCATGGCATGTTAGCACCAGTTTAAAAGACAATAACACGGCTAATCAAGCTGTTAAAGCTGCATTACAAGCAGCAATAAAAGCTTGGCAGCTTGCATTAATGACAGAATTAATATCTGAAAATAACATCCCATCTAGTATAAATGGCGAGTCAACTAGTAGCATATTGAAAGAGCTCAAGGATAAACTAAAACACTACCAACCTAATGTTTTCTATTAATTAATTTGGCATTGTTAATTTGGGATAGGTGCAGGACTAAAATTAGTTTATATTAAGCAACTTGAAAGTGGTACTTTTTCATAACAAAACTATCTTCGTTTAACAATGCCATTAATTTTATTCAATTAATGGTAAGGCTATTGGATGTATGGATGTGGTAAAATAAAAGAGCATATATACTATCTTATAGTTATTAGACCCGCTGCGAAACAACTG from Candidatus Amoebophilus asiaticus 5a2 includes the following:
- the dnaG gene encoding DNA primase, which gives rise to MLNQETIQAVQQAALIEEVVGDFVTLKKRGQNLWACCPFHHERTPSFSVSPSKGFYKCFGCDAAGDSIAFIKAIEGISFIEAVKYLATKYSIPIQETEEGHKDIAAQHERDSLYILMKLANNYYIQNLWEHSEGQRIGHAYLKERGITDDFIKQFELGYSLDSWQGFHEYALKQGYTDGLLEKAGLIVHNQEKLYDRFRGRVIFPIHNLSGKVIAFAARILKPADNQPKYVNSPETPIYHKSDVLYGIYQAKQKIKQVDKCFLVEGYTDVISLHMAGIENVVASSGTALTDSQIQLVSRFTKHITVLFDGDTAGIKAALRGVDKILEKGLHVKVILLPPGEDPDSYSKKLDSLAFQTYLQEHEQDFITFKAKLLMEGIGDDPTQKAEAIKEILQSIALIPDAVNRTLFLQQCSRLLDINEGVLLGEHNKILVRKEKEHHRPHKLVHNPVNELQLTAKRGELIPLNWAATIEAYEQESIRLLLNYGSIILEDGNPLSTYLLQELADVPFQHPVYKHILSTYEELALQEQVIDINFFVQHTDERIQKTAIDLTASPYEVSDKWQEKYQINISKEEDNLYRNAYKNILRLKLRLIHQLIEENNKLLKNTVHEPEEEDKLLQVYATLKQSETAIAQQLGMVIIG